A genomic region of Serinus canaria isolate serCan28SL12 chromosome 1A, serCan2020, whole genome shotgun sequence contains the following coding sequences:
- the PEX26 gene encoding peroxisome assembly protein 26, with amino-acid sequence MRAELPPWAPGPAQAAALLEEAADLLVLHRDFAAAVERCEAGCYSLGPGTGPGPGHESFAEVKCSLCVVGIQALAEMNRWREVLSWVLQYYHVPEHLPPKVLELCILLYSKVREPQVMLEVGSSWLGAQANQRLPEFGSLLELYLAQVLLPLGRFEGAEELVRGCAAFDSERQLQFLGTIGESRCRWARREEETRSAAEEQQDPATETLLGMLSQKLLTMLTLLRRTLRSMSNHFYLLPYKKMLLATFLLYLVVVRLDPASPTSLPFIYKLVQLFRQAWAAVLSPVHRPPIRD; translated from the exons ATGAGGGCCGAGCTGCCCCCCTGGGCCCCGGGGCCGGCGCAGGCGGCCGcgctgctggaggaggctgcggatctgctggtgctgcaccgCGACTTCGCCGCCGCCGTGGAGCGCTGCGAGGCGGGCTGCTACAGCCTGGGCCCTGGCACCGGTCCCGGCCCCGGCCACGAGAG TTTTGCAGAAGTGAAATGCTCCCTTTGTGTTGTGGGGATTCAGGCGCTGGCCGAGATGAACCGGTGGAGAGAAGTTCTGTCTTGGGTCCTACAGTACTACCATGTCCCTGAACATCTGCCTCCAAAAGTTCTGGAGCTGTG TATCCTGCTGTACAGCAAAGTGAGAGAGCCGCAGGTGATGCTGGAGGTcggcagcagctggctgggagcCCAGGCCAACCAGAGGCTGCCCGAGTTCGGCTCGCTGCTGGAGCTGTACCTGGCGCAGGTGCTGCTGCCGCTGGGGCGCTTCGAGGGCGCGGAGGAGCTGGTGCGGGGCTGTGCCGCGTTTGACAGCGAGCGGCAGCTGCAGTTCCTCGGCACCATCGGCGAGAGCCGCTGTCGCTGGGCTCGGCGGGAGGAGGAGACACGCTcggctgctgaggagcagcaagaCCCAGCCACAGAAACTCTTCTGG GAATGCTGTCCCAAAAGCTCCTGACCATGCTGACATTGCTACGTAGAACACTGAGGTCCATGTCAAACCACTTCTATTTACTTCCTTACAAGAAGATGCTCTTGGCTACTTTTTTGCTGTATCTGGTGGTGGTGAGGTTAGACCCAG cTTCTCCCACGTCACTGCCATTCATTTACAAACTGGTCCAGCTCTTCCGACAGGCTTGGGCAGCTGTGCTTTCTCCAGTCCACAGGCCTCCAATTCGAGACTAA